One Bacillus sp. FJAT-52991 genomic region harbors:
- a CDS encoding cytochrome ubiquinol oxidase subunit I — translation MILAQALPIPNDIQLPIPGDMGLLTFLLVVTFLLHIVFVNITISLATGAVILEAVGIKKQSTLYDRVAQICSYHASIHKSIAVVLGVGPILLISVVYTQYFYSSTVLIGKAWLSVILLLIVAFLLLYAYKFLWEKLENKKVLHWMIGLAACLILLFVPLIFIVNVVSMLYPEKWMESSGFFHGLFYYPQVWQRYAHFMLSSFAAGGLYLYLFYTWKYRRKKKQEPNYQEKTADHRIRKIGIKATFWFTLCQFIAGTLVLFSLEQEVMLLYMGGHALTTGLLVGSIIVTFVLLGFLYLADKKDSYRAFMGAVVSFIIILGMMGWMRHEVREAYLQPHIEDHPRTLETPTNK, via the coding sequence ATGATTCTAGCGCAAGCACTGCCGATACCAAATGATATTCAGCTCCCAATACCAGGTGATATGGGCTTGCTAACGTTTTTGTTGGTTGTCACGTTTTTATTGCATATTGTGTTTGTTAATATCACGATTTCATTGGCCACAGGAGCGGTCATTTTAGAAGCGGTTGGGATCAAAAAACAAAGTACGCTGTATGATCGTGTCGCTCAAATTTGTTCCTATCATGCGTCGATTCATAAAAGTATTGCTGTTGTTCTTGGCGTTGGTCCGATTTTATTAATAAGTGTTGTGTATACGCAATATTTTTATTCATCAACGGTCTTAATCGGTAAAGCATGGTTAAGTGTTATCTTACTATTAATCGTTGCTTTCCTGCTTTTGTACGCTTACAAATTCCTTTGGGAAAAGTTAGAAAATAAGAAAGTGCTGCATTGGATGATTGGCTTAGCGGCATGTTTAATTCTATTATTTGTTCCACTTATTTTTATCGTGAATGTGGTGTCGATGCTTTATCCAGAAAAGTGGATGGAATCAAGCGGCTTTTTCCATGGGTTATTTTATTACCCGCAAGTTTGGCAAAGATATGCCCACTTTATGTTATCGAGCTTTGCTGCAGGTGGATTGTATCTCTATCTTTTCTATACATGGAAATATCGCCGGAAGAAAAAACAAGAGCCGAACTATCAGGAAAAGACAGCCGATCATCGTATAAGAAAGATTGGCATTAAAGCGACATTTTGGTTTACGCTTTGTCAATTTATCGCTGGAACGCTTGTATTATTTTCGTTGGAGCAAGAGGTGATGCTGCTTTATATGGGGGGCCATGCATTAACGACTGGGTTGTTAGTCGGGTCCATTATTGTAACATTCGTTTTATTAGGCTTTTTATACCTCGCAGATAAAAAAGATTCCTATCGTGCATTCATGGGAGCGGTCGTTTCATTTATCATCATTCTAGGGATGATGGGGTGGATGAGGCATGAAGTGCGGGAAGCGTACCTGCAGCCTCATATCGAAGACCATCCGCGAACGCTAGAAACGCCAACGAATAAATGA